AGATCGATCAGTTCGAACTCGGCCACGGCCGCGTGCCGGCGGTCAGCAGCGCGGGGACTGCACTTCGGCCGCGCGCCACTCGGCGGCGGCGCGGTCGAGCACGCCGTTGACGTAGGTGTGGCCATGCTCGGAGCCGAAGCGCTTGACGGTCTTCAGCGCCTCGTCGATCACCACGCGGTACGGCACGTCGACGCGGTGGCGCAGCTCGTAGGCGGCGATGCGCAGCATGGCGCGCTCGATGGGGTCGACTTCGGCGATGCCGCGGTCGAGGAACGGGGCAAGCGCCTCGTCGAGTTCGCGGCGATGGTTTTCCACCCCGCGCACCAGGTCTTCGAAGTATTCGAGGTCGGCGACTTCGTTGGCCTGCTCGTGGGCCAGCTGCGAGATCGCGTCGCGCGCGTTGGCGCCCGACAGCTGCATGGCATACACCGCCTGCAGTGCGCGGCGCCGCGAGCGCGAGCGCGCGACCGGATCCATCCCGCCGTTGCGCGCGCCGCCGCCGCGATGCGGCCTCACGGCAGCACCGCCAGCAGGCTGGCCATCTCGAGCGCGACCAGCGCGCACTCTTCGCCCTTGTTGCCGTGGCTGCCACCGGCG
This Luteimonas sp. MC1572 DNA region includes the following protein-coding sequences:
- the nusB gene encoding transcription antitermination factor NusB; amino-acid sequence: MDPVARSRSRRRALQAVYAMQLSGANARDAISQLAHEQANEVADLEYFEDLVRGVENHRRELDEALAPFLDRGIAEVDPIERAMLRIAAYELRHRVDVPYRVVIDEALKTVKRFGSEHGHTYVNGVLDRAAAEWRAAEVQSPRC